In a genomic window of Siniperca chuatsi isolate FFG_IHB_CAS linkage group LG1, ASM2008510v1, whole genome shotgun sequence:
- the LOC122881795 gene encoding uncharacterized protein LOC122881795 isoform X3, whose product MASTLVLLLQLLLVSLASASHHFGGTATYTYKGRNPDGTFRVDLRNRATFDGCQHSHYWSCYNGNCGYDARNQRGILDRSTNAPQYNSQWCETETVSTRNVPSDRPFEMNAASCCWIPTRNSVVYWRLLTHVDLGTRSDTGKPNQSPDIAILPFLRVPQNCPRTYKLMSFDPDGDKVRCRYGNIIGTECSSCSQPLGFHLDQGSCTLHYQNSYADPSVYGFEMVVEDFPRGHISLAYTDGSQSSRAPLTERRRRQATTTTTTTAPWWWWYSTTTAPTTTSAPWWWYSTTTAPTTTTAPTTNPWWWWWYSPTTTAAPYTTTAPTTPDTTTTTAPWWWWYSTTTAPTTTTPGTTTTTAPTTTTALWWWWDSTTTAQTTTTAPWWWWFSTTPAPTTTTPGTTTTTAPTTTTAPWWWWDSTTTAQTTTTAPWWWWYSTTTAPTTTAATTTPGTTTTTATTTPSTTTTTAPTTTTAPWWWWDSTTTAQTTTAATTTLGTTTTTAPTTTTATTTPGTTTTTAPTTTTAPWWWWDSTTTAQTTTAVTTTLGTTTTTAPTTTTATTTPGTTTTTAPTTTTAPWWWWDSTTTAQTTTTAPWWWHSTTTAQTTTTAPWWWWYSTTTAPTTTPWWWWYSTTTTAAPTTTAATTTPSTTTTTAPTTTTAPTTTPWWWWHSTTTQETTTTPPYDSTPRHLHATTPPLSKLPLHFSLLVDPPVPSCQEGHYLPKFVHPTPENGARIQAEVNKEMEIRVKAQATYSTIQDIIISGPLNISKHRTTHDEFVIRWTPTPDDLGDHYPICFAVESVTGSAVPTVQITQPYHYHPNPSSQSGIYQSEMRCVLLDIGKEKVKSNVICTQSSMTVEVDKTSFSGLHEDHLRLNDPTNTACSLQTHSNSTHIIAVIPLNACGTQIEEDDDNLIFKNEITTVDNTEDLITRKHLLEVQFYCQYPKRGNLTLGFTAHRKNVKVWERGFGTFTYQFEFYPNDEFQTMIDPNSYPLEYDIGNRIYMQLEATSSVNNTELFVESCRAAPYDNPNYSPTYSIIENGCKVDSTVEIYSPAHKTQFQFSMEAFKFIGLHDQVYISCSVLMCEAGDPNTRCSQGCINSPWPAGHHHHHRKREAVTQSSRHLVSQGPLRIRRSAESTGSPVMNLNLNLVFIAGCLLAAVGMISAVAMYKAKVSRVKYQPLPAFEN is encoded by the exons GTGGACCTTCGCAACAGGGCAACCTTCGATGGGTGTCAGCACTCCCACTACTGGTCTTGTTACAATGGCAACTGTGGCTATGATGCCAGAAATCAGAGAGGCATACTTGACAGAAGCACCAATGCACCACAATATAACAGCCAATGGTGTGAAACTGAAACAGTCAGTACAAGAAATGTCCCCAGTGACAGACCTTTTGAAATGAA TGCAGCTAGCTGTTGTTGGATCCCAACGCGTAACTCGGTTGTTTATTGGAGACTGCTGACTCATGTGGATTTGGGAACACGATCTGACACTggaaaaccaaaccaatcaCCAGACATTGCCATTCTACCTTTCCTACG AGTTCCTCAGAACTGCCCACGGACATACAAGCTGATGTCCTTTGATCCTGATGGTGACAAAGTTCGATGCAGATATGGAAATATCATAGGTACAGAGTGCAGCTCGTGCAGCCAACCTTTAGGCTTCCACTTGGATCAG GGCTCTTGCACATTACACTACCAAAACTCCTATGCCGACCCCAGCGTTTATGGATTtgagatggtggtggaggacTTCCCGCGAGGGCACATCTCTCTGGCTTACACTGACGGATCCCAGTCCTCCAGGGCTCCACTGactgagaggagaaggagacaagcgacaaccacaaccacaaccacagcaccgtggtggtggtggtacaGTACAACTACAGCACCAACCACAACTTCAGCACCATGGTGGTGGTACAGTACAACTACAgcaccaaccacaaccacagcaccAACCACAAAcccatggtggtggtggtggtataGTCCAACTACAACTGCCGCACCATACACAACCACAGCACCAACCACACCCGatacaacaacaaccacagcaccgtggtggtggtggtacaGTACAACTACAgcaccaaccacaaccacacCCGGCACAACTACAACCACAgcaccaaccacaaccacagcactATGGTGGTGGTGGGATAGTACAACTACAGCAcaaaccacaaccacagcaccatggtggtggtggttcaGTACAACCCCAgcaccaaccacaaccacacCCGGTACAACTACAACCACAgcaccaaccacaaccacagcaccatg gtggtggtgggatAGTACAACTACAGCAcaaaccacaaccacagcaccatggtggtggtggtacaGTACAACTACAGCACCAACCACAACCGCAGCAACAACCACACCCGGTACAACTACAACCACAGCAACAACCACACCCAGTACAACTACAACCACAgcaccaaccacaaccacagcaccatggtggtggtgggatAGTACAACTACAGCACAAACcacaactgcagcaacaacCACTCTCGGTACAACTACAACCACAgcaccaaccacaaccacagcaacAACCACACCCGGTACAACTACAACCACAgcaccaaccacaaccacagcaccatggtggtggtgggatAGTACAACTACAGCACAAACCACAACTGCAGTAACAACCACTCTCGGTACAACTACAACCACAgcaccaaccacaaccacagcaacAACCACACCCGGTACAACTACAACCACAgcaccaaccacaaccacagcaccatggtggtggtgggatAGTACAACTACAGCAcaaaccacaaccacagcaccATGGTGGTGGCATAGTACAACTACAGCAcaaaccacaaccacagcaccatggtggtggtggtacagtacaaccacagcaccaaccacaaccccatggtggtggtggtacaGTACAACTACAACTGCAGCACCAACcacaactgcagcaacaacCACACCCAGTACAACTACAACCACAgcaccaaccacaaccacagcaccAACCACAACCCCATGGTGGTGGTGGCATAGTACAACTACTCAAGAAACTACAACTACCCCACCGTACGATAGCACCCCGAGACACCTGCATGCCACCACTCCTCCTCTCAGTAAACTACCTTTGCATTTCTCTTTACTTG TGGACCCACCTGTTCCCTCATGTCAGGAGGGACACTACTTGCCTAAGTTTGTGCACCCAACACCTGAAAATGGAGCACGCATCCAAGCAGAGGTCAACAAAGAAATGGAGATCAGAGTCAAAGCACAAGCTACATACTCAAC aatACAGGATATCATCATCAGTGGGCCACTGAATATCAGCAAGCACAGGACCACACATGACGAGTTTGTCATTAGGTGGACGCCTACTCCAGATGACCTGGGAGATCATTACCCCATCTGCTTTGCTGTCGAGTCAGTGACAGG GTCCGCTGTACCCACTGTTCAAATCACACAGCCTTACCATTACCACCCCAACCCATCTTCACA GTCTGGCATCTATCAGTCCGAGATGAGGTGTGTTCTGCTGGACATCGGGAAGGAGAAAG TTAAATCCAATGTGATCTGCACTCAGTCTTCAATGACAGTAGAGGTTGATAAAACTTCATTCTCTGGACTCCATGAGGATCATTTGCGGCTCAATGACCCCACCAACACCGCCTGCAGCCTCCAGACACACTCCAACAGCACCCACATCATCGCTGTCATCCCCCTAAACGCTTGTGGCACTCAGATCGAG GAGGATGATGACAACCTGATTTTCAAGAATGAAATCACCACGGTCGACAACACCGAAGACCTGATCACCAGGAAACATCTGCTGGAAGTGCAATTCTACTGTCAGTACCCCAAACGGGGAAACCTGACACTGGGCTTCACAGCACACAGGAAGAACGTCAAAGTGTGGGAGAGAGGCTTCGGCACGTTCACGTACCAGTTTGAGTTCTATCCTAACGACGAATTCCAAACCATGATTGATCCAAATTCATACCCTCTGGAGTATGATATAGGGAACAGGATTTACATGCAGCTAGAGGCCACCTCTTCAGTCAACAACACCGAGCTGTTTGTGGAGTCCTGCAGAGCTGCACCATATGACAATCCAAACTACAGTCCAACCTACTCCATCATTGAAAATGG GTGTAAAGTGGACTCGACTGTTGAAATCTATTCTCCCGCCCACAAGACACAATTCCAGTTCAGCATGGAGGCCTTCAAGTTCATCGGCTTGCATGACCAG GTGTACATCAGCTGTTCAGTCCTGATGTGTGAAGCAGGGGACCCCAACACCAGGTGCTCACAGGGATGCATCAACTCCCCATGGCCAGCCggtcaccaccatcaccaccgaAAGAGAGAGGCTGTCACCCAGAGTTCAAGGCACCTTGTTTCCCAGGGTCCTCTGCGCATAAGGAGGTCAGCTGAGAGCACCGGAAGCCCAG tGATGAACCTGAATCTGAACCTGGTATTCATCGCTGGTTGTCTTCTTGCAGCTGTTGGCATGATCAGTGCAGTGGCCATGTACAAAGCCAAAGTGTCAAGGGTCAAATACCAACCTTTGCCTGCGTTTGAAAATTAA
- the LOC122881795 gene encoding mucin-3B-like isoform X6 produces the protein MASTLVLLLQLLLVSLASASHHFGGTATYTYKGRNPDGTFRVDLRNRATFDGCQHSHYWSCYNGNCGYDARNQRGILDRSTNAPQYNSQWCETETVSTRNVPSDRPFEMNAASCCWIPTRNSVVYWRLLTHVDLGTRSDTGKPNQSPDIAILPFLRVPQNCPRTYKLMSFDPDGDKVRCRYGNIIGTECSSCSQPLGFHLDQGSCTLHYQNSYADPSVYGFEMVVEDFPRGHISLAYTDGSQSSRAPLTERRRRQATTTTTTTAPWWWWYSTTTAPTTTSAPWWWYSTTTAPTTTTAPTTNPWWWWWYSPTTTAAPYTTTAPTTPDTTTTTAPWWWWYSTTTAPTTTTPGTTTTTAPTTTTALWWWWDSTTTAQTTTTAPWWWWFSTTPAPTTTTPGTTTTTAPTTTTAPWWWWDSTTTAQTTTTATTTPGTTTTTAPTTTAATTTPGTTTTTAPTTTTAPWWWWDSTTTAQTTTTAPWWWWYSTTTAPTTTTAPTTTPWWWWYSTTTAPTTTTAPTTTPWWWWHSTTTQETTTTPPYDSTPRHLHATTPPLSKLPLHFSLLVDPPVPSCQEGHYLPKFVHPTPENGARIQAEVNKEMEIRVKAQATYSTIQDIIISGPLNISKHRTTHDEFVIRWTPTPDDLGDHYPICFAVESVTGSAVPTVQITQPYHYHPNPSSQSGIYQSEMRCVLLDIGKEKVKSNVICTQSSMTVEVDKTSFSGLHEDHLRLNDPTNTACSLQTHSNSTHIIAVIPLNACGTQIEEDDDNLIFKNEITTVDNTEDLITRKHLLEVQFYCQYPKRGNLTLGFTAHRKNVKVWERGFGTFTYQFEFYPNDEFQTMIDPNSYPLEYDIGNRIYMQLEATSSVNNTELFVESCRAAPYDNPNYSPTYSIIENGCKVDSTVEIYSPAHKTQFQFSMEAFKFIGLHDQVYISCSVLMCEAGDPNTRCSQGCINSPWPAGHHHHHRKREAVTQSSRHLVSQGPLRIRRSAESTGSPVMNLNLNLVFIAGCLLAAVGMISAVAMYKAKVSRVKYQPLPAFEN, from the exons GTGGACCTTCGCAACAGGGCAACCTTCGATGGGTGTCAGCACTCCCACTACTGGTCTTGTTACAATGGCAACTGTGGCTATGATGCCAGAAATCAGAGAGGCATACTTGACAGAAGCACCAATGCACCACAATATAACAGCCAATGGTGTGAAACTGAAACAGTCAGTACAAGAAATGTCCCCAGTGACAGACCTTTTGAAATGAA TGCAGCTAGCTGTTGTTGGATCCCAACGCGTAACTCGGTTGTTTATTGGAGACTGCTGACTCATGTGGATTTGGGAACACGATCTGACACTggaaaaccaaaccaatcaCCAGACATTGCCATTCTACCTTTCCTACG AGTTCCTCAGAACTGCCCACGGACATACAAGCTGATGTCCTTTGATCCTGATGGTGACAAAGTTCGATGCAGATATGGAAATATCATAGGTACAGAGTGCAGCTCGTGCAGCCAACCTTTAGGCTTCCACTTGGATCAG GGCTCTTGCACATTACACTACCAAAACTCCTATGCCGACCCCAGCGTTTATGGATTtgagatggtggtggaggacTTCCCGCGAGGGCACATCTCTCTGGCTTACACTGACGGATCCCAGTCCTCCAGGGCTCCACTGactgagaggagaaggagacaagcgacaaccacaaccacaaccacagcaccgtggtggtggtggtacaGTACAACTACAGCACCAACCACAACTTCAGCACCATGGTGGTGGTACAGTACAACTACAgcaccaaccacaaccacagcaccAACCACAAAcccatggtggtggtggtggtataGTCCAACTACAACTGCCGCACCATACACAACCACAGCACCAACCACACCCGatacaacaacaaccacagcaccgtggtggtggtggtacaGTACAACTACAgcaccaaccacaaccacacCCGGCACAACTACAACCACAgcaccaaccacaaccacagcactATGGTGGTGGTGGGATAGTACAACTACAGCAcaaaccacaaccacagcaccatggtggtggtggttcaGTACAACCCCAgcaccaaccacaaccacacCCGGTACAACTACAACCACAgcaccaaccacaaccacagcaccatggtggtggtgggatAGTACAACTACAGCAcaaaccacaaccacagcaacAACCACACCCGGTACAACTACAACCACAGCACCAACCACAACCGCAGCAACAACCACACCCGGTACAACTACAACCACAgcaccaaccacaaccacagcaccatggtggtggtgggatAGTACAACTACAGCAcaaaccacaaccacagcaccatggtggtggtggtacaGTACAACTACAGCACCAACC acaaccacagcaccaaccacaaccccatggtggtggtggtacaGTACAACT ACAgcaccaaccacaaccacagcaccAACCACAACCCCATGGTGGTGGTGGCATAGTACAACTACTCAAGAAACTACAACTACCCCACCGTACGATAGCACCCCGAGACACCTGCATGCCACCACTCCTCCTCTCAGTAAACTACCTTTGCATTTCTCTTTACTTG TGGACCCACCTGTTCCCTCATGTCAGGAGGGACACTACTTGCCTAAGTTTGTGCACCCAACACCTGAAAATGGAGCACGCATCCAAGCAGAGGTCAACAAAGAAATGGAGATCAGAGTCAAAGCACAAGCTACATACTCAAC aatACAGGATATCATCATCAGTGGGCCACTGAATATCAGCAAGCACAGGACCACACATGACGAGTTTGTCATTAGGTGGACGCCTACTCCAGATGACCTGGGAGATCATTACCCCATCTGCTTTGCTGTCGAGTCAGTGACAGG GTCCGCTGTACCCACTGTTCAAATCACACAGCCTTACCATTACCACCCCAACCCATCTTCACA GTCTGGCATCTATCAGTCCGAGATGAGGTGTGTTCTGCTGGACATCGGGAAGGAGAAAG TTAAATCCAATGTGATCTGCACTCAGTCTTCAATGACAGTAGAGGTTGATAAAACTTCATTCTCTGGACTCCATGAGGATCATTTGCGGCTCAATGACCCCACCAACACCGCCTGCAGCCTCCAGACACACTCCAACAGCACCCACATCATCGCTGTCATCCCCCTAAACGCTTGTGGCACTCAGATCGAG GAGGATGATGACAACCTGATTTTCAAGAATGAAATCACCACGGTCGACAACACCGAAGACCTGATCACCAGGAAACATCTGCTGGAAGTGCAATTCTACTGTCAGTACCCCAAACGGGGAAACCTGACACTGGGCTTCACAGCACACAGGAAGAACGTCAAAGTGTGGGAGAGAGGCTTCGGCACGTTCACGTACCAGTTTGAGTTCTATCCTAACGACGAATTCCAAACCATGATTGATCCAAATTCATACCCTCTGGAGTATGATATAGGGAACAGGATTTACATGCAGCTAGAGGCCACCTCTTCAGTCAACAACACCGAGCTGTTTGTGGAGTCCTGCAGAGCTGCACCATATGACAATCCAAACTACAGTCCAACCTACTCCATCATTGAAAATGG GTGTAAAGTGGACTCGACTGTTGAAATCTATTCTCCCGCCCACAAGACACAATTCCAGTTCAGCATGGAGGCCTTCAAGTTCATCGGCTTGCATGACCAG GTGTACATCAGCTGTTCAGTCCTGATGTGTGAAGCAGGGGACCCCAACACCAGGTGCTCACAGGGATGCATCAACTCCCCATGGCCAGCCggtcaccaccatcaccaccgaAAGAGAGAGGCTGTCACCCAGAGTTCAAGGCACCTTGTTTCCCAGGGTCCTCTGCGCATAAGGAGGTCAGCTGAGAGCACCGGAAGCCCAG tGATGAACCTGAATCTGAACCTGGTATTCATCGCTGGTTGTCTTCTTGCAGCTGTTGGCATGATCAGTGCAGTGGCCATGTACAAAGCCAAAGTGTCAAGGGTCAAATACCAACCTTTGCCTGCGTTTGAAAATTAA
- the LOC122881795 gene encoding mucin-3B-like isoform X4, which yields MASTLVLLLQLLLVSLASASHHFGGTATYTYKGRNPDGTFRVDLRNRATFDGCQHSHYWSCYNGNCGYDARNQRGILDRSTNAPQYNSQWCETETVSTRNVPSDRPFEMNAASCCWIPTRNSVVYWRLLTHVDLGTRSDTGKPNQSPDIAILPFLRVPQNCPRTYKLMSFDPDGDKVRCRYGNIIGTECSSCSQPLGFHLDQGSCTLHYQNSYADPSVYGFEMVVEDFPRGHISLAYTDGSQSSRAPLTERRRRQATTTTTTTAPWWWWYSTTTAPTTTSAPWWWYSTTTAPTTTTAPTTNPWWWWWYSPTTTAAPYTTTAPTTPDTTTTTAPWWWWYSTTTAPTTTTPGTTTTTAPTTTTALWWWWDSTTTAQTTTTAPWWWWFSTTPAPTTTTPGTTTTTAPTTTTAPWWWWDSTTTAQTTTTATTTPGTTTTTAPTTTAATTTPGTTTTTAPTTTTAPWWWWDSTTTAQTTTTAPWWWWYSTTTAPTTTTAPTTTPWWWWYSTTTTAAPTTTAATTTPSTTTTTAPTTTTAPTTTPWWWWHSTTTQETTTTPPYDSTPRHLHATTPPLSKLPLHFSLLVDPPVPSCQEGHYLPKFVHPTPENGARIQAEVNKEMEIRVKAQATYSTIQDIIISGPLNISKHRTTHDEFVIRWTPTPDDLGDHYPICFAVESVTGSAVPTVQITQPYHYHPNPSSQSGIYQSEMRCVLLDIGKEKVKSNVICTQSSMTVEVDKTSFSGLHEDHLRLNDPTNTACSLQTHSNSTHIIAVIPLNACGTQIEEDDDNLIFKNEITTVDNTEDLITRKHLLEVQFYCQYPKRGNLTLGFTAHRKNVKVWERGFGTFTYQFEFYPNDEFQTMIDPNSYPLEYDIGNRIYMQLEATSSVNNTELFVESCRAAPYDNPNYSPTYSIIENGCKVDSTVEIYSPAHKTQFQFSMEAFKFIGLHDQVYISCSVLMCEAGDPNTRCSQGCINSPWPAGHHHHHRKREAVTQSSRHLVSQGPLRIRRSAESTGSPVMNLNLNLVFIAGCLLAAVGMISAVAMYKAKVSRVKYQPLPAFEN from the exons GTGGACCTTCGCAACAGGGCAACCTTCGATGGGTGTCAGCACTCCCACTACTGGTCTTGTTACAATGGCAACTGTGGCTATGATGCCAGAAATCAGAGAGGCATACTTGACAGAAGCACCAATGCACCACAATATAACAGCCAATGGTGTGAAACTGAAACAGTCAGTACAAGAAATGTCCCCAGTGACAGACCTTTTGAAATGAA TGCAGCTAGCTGTTGTTGGATCCCAACGCGTAACTCGGTTGTTTATTGGAGACTGCTGACTCATGTGGATTTGGGAACACGATCTGACACTggaaaaccaaaccaatcaCCAGACATTGCCATTCTACCTTTCCTACG AGTTCCTCAGAACTGCCCACGGACATACAAGCTGATGTCCTTTGATCCTGATGGTGACAAAGTTCGATGCAGATATGGAAATATCATAGGTACAGAGTGCAGCTCGTGCAGCCAACCTTTAGGCTTCCACTTGGATCAG GGCTCTTGCACATTACACTACCAAAACTCCTATGCCGACCCCAGCGTTTATGGATTtgagatggtggtggaggacTTCCCGCGAGGGCACATCTCTCTGGCTTACACTGACGGATCCCAGTCCTCCAGGGCTCCACTGactgagaggagaaggagacaagcgacaaccacaaccacaaccacagcaccgtggtggtggtggtacaGTACAACTACAGCACCAACCACAACTTCAGCACCATGGTGGTGGTACAGTACAACTACAgcaccaaccacaaccacagcaccAACCACAAAcccatggtggtggtggtggtataGTCCAACTACAACTGCCGCACCATACACAACCACAGCACCAACCACACCCGatacaacaacaaccacagcaccgtggtggtggtggtacaGTACAACTACAgcaccaaccacaaccacacCCGGCACAACTACAACCACAgcaccaaccacaaccacagcactATGGTGGTGGTGGGATAGTACAACTACAGCAcaaaccacaaccacagcaccatggtggtggtggttcaGTACAACCCCAgcaccaaccacaaccacacCCGGTACAACTACAACCACAgcaccaaccacaaccacagcaccatggtggtggtgggatAGTACAACTACAGCAcaaaccacaaccacagcaacAACCACACCCGGTACAACTACAACCACAGCACCAACCACAACCGCAGCAACAACCACACCCGGTACAACTACAACCACAgcaccaaccacaaccacagcaccatggtggtggtgggatAGTACAACTACAGCAcaaaccacaaccacagcaccatggtggtggtggtacaGTACAACTACAGCACCAACC acaaccacagcaccaaccacaaccccatggtggtggtggtacaGTACAACTACAACTGCAGCACCAACcacaactgcagcaacaacCACACCCAGTACAACTACAACCACAgcaccaaccacaaccacagcaccAACCACAACCCCATGGTGGTGGTGGCATAGTACAACTACTCAAGAAACTACAACTACCCCACCGTACGATAGCACCCCGAGACACCTGCATGCCACCACTCCTCCTCTCAGTAAACTACCTTTGCATTTCTCTTTACTTG TGGACCCACCTGTTCCCTCATGTCAGGAGGGACACTACTTGCCTAAGTTTGTGCACCCAACACCTGAAAATGGAGCACGCATCCAAGCAGAGGTCAACAAAGAAATGGAGATCAGAGTCAAAGCACAAGCTACATACTCAAC aatACAGGATATCATCATCAGTGGGCCACTGAATATCAGCAAGCACAGGACCACACATGACGAGTTTGTCATTAGGTGGACGCCTACTCCAGATGACCTGGGAGATCATTACCCCATCTGCTTTGCTGTCGAGTCAGTGACAGG GTCCGCTGTACCCACTGTTCAAATCACACAGCCTTACCATTACCACCCCAACCCATCTTCACA GTCTGGCATCTATCAGTCCGAGATGAGGTGTGTTCTGCTGGACATCGGGAAGGAGAAAG TTAAATCCAATGTGATCTGCACTCAGTCTTCAATGACAGTAGAGGTTGATAAAACTTCATTCTCTGGACTCCATGAGGATCATTTGCGGCTCAATGACCCCACCAACACCGCCTGCAGCCTCCAGACACACTCCAACAGCACCCACATCATCGCTGTCATCCCCCTAAACGCTTGTGGCACTCAGATCGAG GAGGATGATGACAACCTGATTTTCAAGAATGAAATCACCACGGTCGACAACACCGAAGACCTGATCACCAGGAAACATCTGCTGGAAGTGCAATTCTACTGTCAGTACCCCAAACGGGGAAACCTGACACTGGGCTTCACAGCACACAGGAAGAACGTCAAAGTGTGGGAGAGAGGCTTCGGCACGTTCACGTACCAGTTTGAGTTCTATCCTAACGACGAATTCCAAACCATGATTGATCCAAATTCATACCCTCTGGAGTATGATATAGGGAACAGGATTTACATGCAGCTAGAGGCCACCTCTTCAGTCAACAACACCGAGCTGTTTGTGGAGTCCTGCAGAGCTGCACCATATGACAATCCAAACTACAGTCCAACCTACTCCATCATTGAAAATGG GTGTAAAGTGGACTCGACTGTTGAAATCTATTCTCCCGCCCACAAGACACAATTCCAGTTCAGCATGGAGGCCTTCAAGTTCATCGGCTTGCATGACCAG GTGTACATCAGCTGTTCAGTCCTGATGTGTGAAGCAGGGGACCCCAACACCAGGTGCTCACAGGGATGCATCAACTCCCCATGGCCAGCCggtcaccaccatcaccaccgaAAGAGAGAGGCTGTCACCCAGAGTTCAAGGCACCTTGTTTCCCAGGGTCCTCTGCGCATAAGGAGGTCAGCTGAGAGCACCGGAAGCCCAG tGATGAACCTGAATCTGAACCTGGTATTCATCGCTGGTTGTCTTCTTGCAGCTGTTGGCATGATCAGTGCAGTGGCCATGTACAAAGCCAAAGTGTCAAGGGTCAAATACCAACCTTTGCCTGCGTTTGAAAATTAA